In Sodalis ligni, a single genomic region encodes these proteins:
- a CDS encoding shikimate 5-dehydrogenase, which translates to MNINKDTLLCMSLAARPGNFGTRFHNYLYEQLNLNYIYKAFTTQDLPAAIGGIRALGIRGCAVSMPFKEACIPYLDELDPSAKAIDSVNTIVNTDGYLKAYNTDYIAIAQLIKQHGINPQTSFVLRGSGGMAKAVAAAFHDAGFHNGTIVARNEETGRRLADLYGYAWQEDDSTTPAALLINVTPVGMAGGAGADVLSFSEQRIAQAEIVFDVVALPARTPLIQAAQAQNKPVITGAEVIAIQALEQFVLYTGVRPDHELVQRAAAHARS; encoded by the coding sequence ATGAATATCAATAAAGATACTTTGCTTTGCATGTCTCTGGCCGCGCGGCCGGGTAATTTCGGCACCCGTTTCCATAATTATCTCTATGAACAGCTCAATCTGAATTACATCTATAAAGCCTTCACCACACAGGATCTGCCGGCCGCCATCGGCGGGATCCGCGCACTTGGAATCCGCGGCTGCGCGGTGTCGATGCCCTTTAAAGAAGCGTGCATTCCCTATCTGGACGAACTTGATCCTTCGGCAAAAGCCATCGATTCCGTCAATACCATCGTGAATACCGATGGCTATCTCAAAGCCTATAACACCGACTATATCGCCATTGCGCAGTTGATAAAACAGCATGGTATCAATCCGCAGACGTCCTTTGTCCTGCGCGGCAGCGGCGGCATGGCAAAAGCGGTGGCCGCCGCGTTCCATGACGCCGGATTCCACAACGGCACCATTGTCGCGCGCAACGAGGAAACCGGCCGGCGGCTGGCGGATTTGTATGGTTATGCCTGGCAGGAGGACGACAGCACAACCCCCGCCGCCTTGCTGATCAATGTTACCCCGGTGGGTATGGCGGGCGGCGCCGGCGCAGACGTCCTCTCCTTTAGCGAGCAGCGCATAGCGCAGGCCGAAATCGTGTTTGACGTCGTGGCGTTGCCGGCGCGGACTCCGCTGATTCAAGCCGCGCAGGCGCAAAACAAACCGGTGATTACCGGTGCCGAAGTCATCGCGATCCAGGCGCTGGAACAATTCGTTCTGTATACCGGCGTTCGCCCGGACCATGAGCTGGTACAGCGCGCGGCCGCCCACGCCCGTAGCTGA
- a CDS encoding TetR/AcrR family transcriptional regulator — MKNSETNEKSTIKNGKHAQNDVANILQDSALELFAKQNYSSVRIKDIAEATGLNSALIYYYFGSKENLFLKVIESTVEKAFEKFDSIKMNASNPKDVLFLWIQIHILQFYLLQNWPKSVLITPAPTDAPRNR; from the coding sequence ATGAAAAACAGTGAAACCAACGAAAAATCCACAATCAAAAATGGTAAGCATGCTCAAAACGATGTAGCCAATATCTTACAGGACTCGGCGCTGGAATTATTTGCCAAGCAAAATTACTCATCGGTACGTATAAAAGACATTGCCGAGGCCACCGGCCTTAATTCCGCGCTCATCTATTACTATTTTGGCTCCAAAGAAAATCTGTTTCTAAAAGTCATTGAATCCACGGTAGAAAAGGCCTTTGAGAAATTTGACTCCATCAAGATGAACGCCTCAAACCCTAAAGACGTACTGTTTCTTTGGATCCAGATTCATATTTTACAATTTTACCTACTGCAAAACTGGCCAAAATCAGTCTTGATTACGCCGGCACCAACGGACGCACCCCGAAATAGATAA
- a CDS encoding alpha/beta fold hydrolase, producing the protein MADYERYALGNFRLQSGEVLDDAVLAYETHGTLNSRGDNAVLLPSWYTGTHRSWRSIIGAGRALDPARYFIIAVNMFGNGISSSPSNSPRQGGAGFPAVSVGDNVRAQYQLLTEHLRVRELALVAGWSMGAMQAWHWAAVYPQQVKAFLSICGSARCWPLNFVFLEGVKAALLADAAFDHGNYRQPPRAGLAAFGRCYAGWAYSAAFYRDELYRNLNFATVEDLLREWERDHCQWDANDLLCMLATWQQADISRDPAFGGRFEEAIRGIRARAIIMPCDTDSYFTEEEAFKEYRLLSRAVWRPIRSPYGHCAGAPGRFAAETALIEQGMAELLPQKD; encoded by the coding sequence ATGGCAGATTATGAACGTTATGCGCTGGGCAACTTCCGGCTTCAATCCGGAGAGGTGCTTGATGACGCCGTTTTGGCTTACGAAACCCACGGGACCTTGAATAGCCGGGGGGACAATGCCGTGCTGTTGCCGTCGTGGTATACCGGTACCCACCGCTCATGGCGTTCAATCATCGGTGCGGGCCGGGCGCTGGATCCGGCCCGTTATTTCATCATTGCGGTGAATATGTTTGGAAACGGTATTTCCAGTTCGCCAAGCAATTCACCACGCCAGGGCGGGGCGGGTTTTCCCGCCGTCAGCGTGGGGGATAATGTCCGCGCGCAATATCAACTGCTGACGGAACATCTGCGGGTTAGGGAACTGGCCCTGGTGGCGGGCTGGTCAATGGGGGCGATGCAGGCGTGGCACTGGGCGGCGGTATACCCGCAACAGGTAAAAGCGTTTCTGTCCATTTGCGGCAGCGCACGCTGCTGGCCGCTGAACTTTGTCTTTCTCGAGGGCGTGAAAGCCGCATTGCTGGCGGACGCGGCCTTTGATCACGGCAACTATCGCCAACCGCCGCGGGCCGGCTTGGCCGCCTTTGGCCGCTGTTATGCCGGTTGGGCCTATTCAGCGGCGTTTTATCGCGATGAATTATACCGGAACCTTAATTTTGCCACCGTGGAGGACCTGCTGCGGGAGTGGGAGCGGGATCACTGTCAATGGGATGCCAACGATCTGTTGTGCATGCTGGCGACCTGGCAGCAGGCGGATATCAGCCGGGATCCGGCGTTTGGCGGCCGGTTCGAGGAGGCGATAAGGGGGATTAGGGCCAGGGCGATTATCATGCCCTGCGATACGGATAGCTATTTTACCGAGGAGGAGGCGTTTAAAGAATACCGGCTGTTAAGCCGCGCCGTATGGCGTCCTATCCGGTCGCCATACGGTCATTGTGCCGGCGCTCCCGGCCGTTTTGCTGCTGAAACCGCGCTGATAGAGCAGGGAATGGCTGAGTTATTGCCGCAAAAAGACTGA
- a CDS encoding VOC family protein produces the protein MSVAPFHLAIPVYDLAAARHFYGDIFGCEEGRSSEQWVDFDFFGHQLVIHEHPKTASQDHAHTNPVDGHDVPVPHFGVVLAWDDWEALAKRLTERNTAFVIEPYIRFKGQVGEQATMFLLDPCQNALEFKAFKDIGQLFAK, from the coding sequence ATGTCCGTAGCGCCTTTTCATCTTGCGATACCGGTTTACGACCTGGCCGCCGCCCGCCATTTTTATGGCGATATCTTCGGGTGCGAGGAGGGGCGCAGCAGCGAGCAGTGGGTGGATTTTGACTTTTTCGGTCATCAGCTGGTTATCCATGAGCATCCGAAAACCGCCAGTCAGGATCATGCCCATACCAATCCGGTGGACGGCCATGATGTGCCGGTGCCGCATTTCGGCGTGGTGCTGGCCTGGGATGATTGGGAGGCGCTGGCGAAACGGCTGACGGAGCGAAATACCGCCTTTGTGATTGAGCCGTATATTCGATTTAAAGGGCAGGTGGGGGAGCAGGCGACGATGTTTTTGCTCGATCCGTGCCAGAATGCGTTGGAATTCAAGGCGTTTAAGGATATAGGCCAGCTGTTTGCCAAGTGA
- the glgX gene encoding glycogen debranching protein GlgX, with amino-acid sequence MDADRKTRVREGKPVPLGATWDGLGVNFALFSAHATKVELCLFDEEGVEYDRIELPEYTDEVWHVYLPDARPGLLYGYRVHGPHSPEEGHRFNPAKLLLDPYAKQIRGELKWDDALFGYDFNADDKDLSIDERDSAPFMPKCRVIDPAFSWPANGKSFIPWEKTLIYETHVRGYTMRHPAVPEHLRGTFSALSVPQIVDYIKSLGVTAIELMPIHAFTDDRHLQEKGLHNFWGYNTLCFFAPHPQYMATSSVYEFKQMIATLHAAGIEVILDVVYNHTAEGNELGPTLSLKGIDNASYYRLFPEEKRYYINDTGTGNTLNLSHPRVLQMVTDSLRYWATEMQVDGFRFDLATILGREIYGFDEGCGFLDTCRQDPVLSQCKLIAEPWDCGPGGYQVGGFPPGWSEWNDRYRDSVRKFWRGDEGQLAEFTTRLAGSADIFNHRGRKPHASVNFITAHDGFTLNDLVSYENKHNEANGEDNRDGHSDNNSANYGVEGPTEDPAINALRLRQMRNMLASLMFSQGTPMLLAGDEFARTQQGNNNGYCQDDDISWVDWNITDKGESLILFTYRLIALRDRFPILHRGRFLTGQRNEKLDIKDVTWFQPNGEEMTEESWGDAQLKSIGMLLDGRSQPTGLLRVGSLSTVLLLFSASHEDVVYTLPEVAHGYGWRHIFDTFQPDDINEHSFGFGHKYTCPSRTVALFELVNTKTTMVRG; translated from the coding sequence CTGGACGCCGATCGCAAAACCCGCGTCAGGGAAGGCAAGCCGGTGCCCCTTGGCGCGACCTGGGACGGCCTTGGGGTGAATTTTGCCCTCTTCTCCGCCCATGCCACCAAGGTGGAACTCTGTCTGTTCGACGAGGAAGGCGTTGAATATGACCGCATCGAACTGCCGGAATATACCGATGAAGTCTGGCACGTCTATTTGCCGGATGCCCGGCCGGGTCTGCTGTATGGTTATCGCGTGCATGGCCCCCATTCCCCGGAGGAGGGGCATCGCTTCAACCCGGCTAAGCTGCTGCTCGACCCTTATGCCAAGCAGATCCGTGGAGAATTGAAATGGGATGATGCGCTGTTCGGTTATGATTTTAACGCCGACGATAAAGACCTGAGCATTGATGAACGGGACAGCGCGCCTTTCATGCCTAAGTGCCGGGTTATCGATCCGGCGTTTTCCTGGCCGGCGAACGGCAAGAGTTTTATCCCCTGGGAAAAAACCCTGATCTACGAAACCCACGTGCGCGGCTATACCATGCGCCATCCGGCGGTGCCCGAACATCTGCGCGGCACCTTTTCGGCCCTGAGCGTACCCCAGATCGTGGATTACATTAAGTCTCTCGGCGTTACCGCTATTGAGCTGATGCCGATCCATGCTTTCACCGACGATCGCCATTTACAGGAAAAAGGGCTGCACAATTTCTGGGGCTACAATACCCTGTGCTTTTTCGCCCCGCATCCGCAATACATGGCCACGTCGTCGGTATATGAATTCAAGCAGATGATAGCCACCCTTCATGCCGCCGGCATCGAAGTGATTCTGGACGTGGTGTATAACCATACCGCCGAAGGGAATGAACTGGGGCCGACCCTCTCTTTGAAAGGCATCGACAATGCCAGTTATTACCGGCTGTTTCCCGAAGAAAAGCGTTATTACATCAACGATACCGGTACCGGCAATACGCTGAATTTAAGCCATCCGCGGGTGCTGCAAATGGTCACCGACTCCCTGCGTTACTGGGCAACGGAGATGCAGGTGGATGGCTTTCGCTTCGATCTGGCCACCATCCTCGGGCGGGAGATTTACGGCTTTGACGAAGGCTGCGGGTTTCTGGATACCTGCCGCCAGGATCCGGTGCTCAGCCAATGTAAACTGATTGCCGAACCTTGGGATTGCGGCCCCGGCGGGTATCAGGTGGGCGGTTTTCCTCCCGGCTGGTCGGAGTGGAACGATCGGTATCGCGATTCGGTGCGCAAATTCTGGCGCGGCGATGAGGGCCAATTGGCGGAATTCACCACCCGGCTGGCCGGCTCGGCGGATATTTTCAACCACCGCGGACGAAAGCCCCATGCGTCGGTGAATTTTATCACTGCCCATGACGGTTTTACCCTCAACGATCTGGTTTCCTATGAGAACAAGCATAACGAAGCCAATGGAGAGGATAACCGCGACGGCCATAGCGATAATAATTCCGCCAACTATGGTGTCGAGGGGCCCACCGAAGACCCGGCCATCAATGCTTTGCGGCTGAGGCAGATGCGCAATATGCTGGCGAGCCTGATGTTTTCCCAAGGCACGCCGATGCTGCTGGCGGGGGATGAATTCGCCCGTACCCAGCAGGGCAATAATAACGGTTATTGCCAGGACGATGATATCTCCTGGGTGGATTGGAATATCACCGATAAAGGTGAATCGCTGATTCTCTTTACCTATCGGCTTATCGCGTTGCGGGATCGGTTCCCGATTTTGCATCGGGGACGTTTCCTCACCGGGCAGCGCAATGAAAAACTGGACATCAAGGATGTGACCTGGTTCCAGCCCAATGGCGAGGAGATGACCGAGGAGTCATGGGGTGATGCCCAGCTGAAAAGTATCGGTATGCTGCTGGACGGTCGTTCACAGCCCACCGGCCTGCTGCGGGTCGGCTCCCTCAGTACCGTTTTGCTGCTGTTCAGCGCTTCCCATGAGGATGTGGTGTATACCTTGCCGGAAGTGGCCCACGGTTACGGTTGGCGGCATATCTTTGATACGTTCCAGCCGGACGATATCAATGAGCACAGCTTCGGCTTCGGCCATAAATATACTTGTCCCTCCAGGACCGTGGCGCTGTTTGAGCTGGTGAATACCAAGACCACCATGGTGCGGGGATGA